Proteins encoded in a region of the Flavobacterium sp. PMTSA4 genome:
- a CDS encoding peptidoglycan-binding domain-containing protein, with product MKSNNTYLYAGLGLLTIIGVVSLSRKKAETTTDIPFNENPTTPLPIVLDENKLLKKGSTGPEVQKLQEMLNVGADGVFGSITEAALYRQKAVKQTTLKQFVALPNANPDRIPSGSRVMINNPNGSNLYIAQQNADKLWYKTNDVFLHMNFGREAGVVRSSTQLGDWYLVLYGNYKMIFVKATDVKKI from the coding sequence ATGAAATCAAATAACACATATTTATATGCAGGATTGGGTTTGTTAACCATTATCGGTGTTGTTTCTCTTTCAAGAAAGAAGGCAGAAACAACTACCGATATACCTTTTAACGAAAACCCAACAACGCCTTTACCAATTGTTTTAGACGAAAACAAATTGCTAAAAAAAGGAAGTACAGGACCAGAAGTCCAAAAACTTCAAGAAATGTTAAACGTTGGTGCTGACGGTGTTTTTGGTTCAATTACTGAAGCTGCATTGTATAGACAAAAAGCGGTTAAACAAACTACGTTAAAACAGTTTGTAGCGTTACCAAATGCCAACCCCGACAGAATACCAAGCGGATCAAGAGTAATGATAAACAACCCAAACGGTTCAAATCTTTACATTGCTCAACAAAATGCCGACAAACTTTGGTACAAAACGAATGATGTTTTTTTACACATGAATTTTGGACGTGAAGCAGGAGTAGTAAGATCATCAACTCAATTAGGCGATTGGTACTTAGTTTTATACGGTAACTATAAAATGATTTTCGTAAAAGCAACTGACGTGAAAAAAATATAA
- a CDS encoding DUF1573 domain-containing protein — translation MKKIILLAVLSIAGLTATNAQTTKQTVKKAAAKVEAPKVDGPGMVFENETIDYGTITKGADGKREFVFVNNGTKPVTISNAQGSCGCTVPTKPDSAIAPGAKGVIGVKYDTNRVGPFTKTVTITSDASETPKVLTIKGTVVEDKPAGETIKS, via the coding sequence ATGAAAAAAATAATTTTACTTGCTGTCCTTTCAATTGCAGGATTAACTGCAACAAATGCACAAACTACAAAACAAACTGTTAAGAAAGCTGCAGCTAAAGTTGAAGCTCCAAAAGTTGATGGTCCAGGAATGGTTTTTGAAAACGAAACTATTGATTACGGAACTATTACTAAAGGTGCTGATGGAAAAAGAGAATTTGTATTCGTAAACAATGGAACTAAACCTGTTACAATTTCAAATGCTCAAGGTTCATGTGGATGTACTGTTCCTACTAAGCCAGACAGTGCAATCGCTCCAGGTGCAAAAGGTGTAATTGGTGTGAAATATGACACTAACAGAGTTGGTCCTTTTACAAAAACAGTTACTATCACTTCTGATGCTTCAGAAACTCCAAAAGTTTTAACTATAAAAGGTACTGTAGTTGAAGATAAACCAGCAGGTGAAACTATTAAGAGTTAA
- a CDS encoding tyrosine-type recombinase/integrase: protein MKYIEIVFESVPTNVPIKLKISVVENQYSEVRLYCSKVDGKPAIVPGKYWYIYYYFRHPLTNKMVKFMDKLNINKFKTVKDRLKVANAWIKAQELILSNGFNPFTAEGLKTKNDKFDFENYTVKTALEYALTNKAGELKTATLNDYKVRVGVFAQWLKENGLEDKNIKELKDVHIIAFMNHLIDPLGRNLGKTSQDNYKRTLSAIFGKLKKDKIIVENIVDYETSKDDPIKNKPFTGEQIKTIKDYLLQNDVQLYHFIMFVIYEFLRPVEIIRLKVENINLAEKTLYVETKTNRKKGKRLIDPIIDFLKGINIENLPQKAHIFTNTGNFEVWEALEKTKVDHFSNRFKKLKAALSLGPEYGVYSFRHTAALDVYNTFIKEGATHQEAVSKLSPIIGHTNAKTTETYLRDVGALLPKDYGEFYTLDF from the coding sequence ATGAAATACATAGAGATAGTTTTTGAAAGTGTACCTACAAATGTACCTATAAAGTTAAAAATTTCAGTTGTGGAAAACCAGTATTCAGAAGTACGGCTTTACTGCTCAAAAGTTGACGGAAAACCTGCAATTGTTCCAGGTAAGTATTGGTACATTTATTACTACTTTAGGCATCCATTAACTAACAAAATGGTTAAATTTATGGATAAACTAAATATCAATAAATTTAAAACCGTTAAGGACCGTTTGAAGGTTGCTAATGCATGGATCAAAGCACAAGAGTTGATTTTAAGCAATGGTTTCAATCCTTTTACTGCTGAAGGTTTAAAAACCAAAAATGATAAATTTGATTTTGAAAACTACACGGTTAAAACTGCTTTAGAATATGCGTTAACCAACAAGGCAGGAGAACTAAAAACAGCCACTTTAAACGATTACAAGGTTAGAGTAGGAGTATTTGCTCAATGGTTAAAAGAAAACGGCTTAGAAGATAAAAATATCAAGGAATTAAAAGACGTTCATATTATTGCTTTTATGAATCATTTAATTGATCCGTTAGGCAGGAACTTAGGCAAAACTTCTCAAGATAATTATAAACGTACTTTGTCGGCAATTTTTGGTAAATTGAAAAAAGACAAAATTATAGTTGAAAATATTGTTGACTATGAAACTAGCAAAGATGATCCTATAAAAAACAAACCTTTTACTGGCGAACAAATTAAAACGATCAAAGATTATCTTCTACAAAACGATGTACAATTATATCATTTTATCATGTTTGTAATTTACGAGTTTTTACGTCCTGTGGAAATTATTCGCTTGAAGGTAGAAAACATTAATTTAGCCGAAAAAACGCTTTATGTAGAAACAAAAACCAATCGAAAAAAAGGCAAACGTTTGATTGATCCTATCATTGATTTTTTGAAAGGCATAAACATTGAAAACTTACCACAAAAAGCGCATATTTTTACCAATACTGGAAACTTTGAAGTTTGGGAAGCACTCGAGAAAACAAAAGTAGATCACTTTAGCAACCGATTTAAAAAACTCAAAGCTGCGCTTTCACTTGGTCCAGAATATGGCGTTTATTCATTTCGTCATACTGCTGCGCTTGATGTTTACAATACATTTATAAAAGAAGGTGCAACGCACCAGGAAGCCGTAAGCAAACTAAGTCCTATTATTGGTCATACCAACGCTAAAACTACTGAAACGTATTTGCGTGATGTTGGTGCATTGTTGCCAAAAGATTACGGCGAATTTTATACATTAGATTTTTAA
- the mutS gene encoding DNA mismatch repair protein MutS, whose amino-acid sequence MSAKESKSKETPLMKQYNEIKSKYPDACLLFRVGDFYETFGEDAIRASKILGIVLTKRGAGSETETALAGFPHHSLNTYLPKLVKAGLRVAICDQLEDPKMTKTIVKRGVTELVTPGVAMNDEVLHSKSNNFLASIYFGKKLLGISFLDVSTGEFLVAQGNEEYIDKLLQNFVPSEILIQKNNRNQFKETFGEDYNTFYLEDWVYKQDYAFETLTNHFQTNSLKGFGIEELPDGIIASGSILYYLSETQHNKVQHITNIQRIAEDAYVWMDRFTIRNLELYQSNSHNAVTLLDVIDKTLSPMGSRLLKRWLALPLKDIHKIRSRHEVVSYLKENQEVLQKIQYQIKQISDLERLISKVATGKISPREVIYLKESLDAIIPIKSLALESKQEAVRIIGDNLHACDLLREKIKNTLNQDAPVSINKGNAIAVGVNQELDELRNIAFSGKEFLEAIEARESEKTGISSLKISFNNVFGYYIEVRNTHKDKVPSEWIRKQTLVNAERYITEELKEYESKILGAEEKIHQIESQLFEQLVNWIASYIKQVQLNASLVAQLDCLTSFAQLAIDNKYVCPILDDSFELEIKEGRHPVIEKQLPVGVPYISNDVFLDRETQQIIMITGPNMSGKSAILRQTALIVLLAQMGSFVPAESLRMGIVDKIFTRVGASDNISMGESTFMVEMNETASILNNISDRSLVLLDEIGRGTSTYDGISIAWAIAEFLHENPARPKTLFATHYHELNEMSELLPRIQNYNVSVKELKDTVLFIRKLVKGGSAHSFGIHVAKMAGMPQMVIQKAQKLLKKLEKDHSSDVLNGIKTTKDEMQLSIFNLDDPLLEEIREDILSLDINTLTPVEALMKLNEIKRMLQKK is encoded by the coding sequence TTGTCAGCTAAAGAATCCAAAAGCAAAGAAACACCTTTAATGAAACAATACAACGAGATAAAAAGCAAGTATCCCGATGCTTGTTTGTTGTTTAGAGTTGGCGATTTTTATGAAACTTTTGGTGAAGATGCTATTCGTGCCTCAAAAATTCTTGGAATAGTTTTGACAAAAAGAGGCGCAGGTTCTGAAACAGAAACGGCTTTAGCTGGGTTTCCGCACCATTCTTTAAATACGTATTTGCCAAAACTTGTAAAAGCTGGACTTCGTGTAGCAATTTGTGACCAATTAGAAGATCCAAAAATGACTAAAACGATTGTAAAACGTGGTGTGACTGAATTAGTAACTCCTGGTGTTGCAATGAACGATGAGGTTTTGCATTCTAAGTCAAATAATTTTTTAGCTTCTATTTATTTTGGAAAAAAATTGCTTGGAATTTCTTTTTTGGATGTTTCAACGGGAGAATTTTTGGTAGCGCAAGGAAATGAAGAGTACATCGATAAGTTGTTGCAAAATTTTGTTCCAAGTGAAATTTTAATTCAAAAAAACAATAGAAATCAGTTCAAAGAAACTTTCGGTGAAGATTACAACACATTTTATTTAGAAGATTGGGTTTATAAACAAGACTACGCTTTTGAAACTTTAACCAATCATTTCCAAACCAATTCATTAAAAGGTTTTGGTATTGAAGAATTACCAGATGGAATTATTGCGTCAGGTTCAATTTTATATTATTTATCAGAAACGCAACATAATAAAGTACAGCACATAACAAATATCCAAAGAATAGCTGAAGACGCTTATGTTTGGATGGATAGATTTACGATAAGAAATTTAGAGTTATACCAAAGTAATTCTCATAATGCGGTTACTTTGCTTGATGTAATTGATAAAACATTGTCTCCAATGGGTTCTCGATTGTTGAAGCGTTGGTTGGCTTTGCCGTTGAAAGATATTCACAAAATTAGAAGTCGTCATGAAGTAGTTAGCTATTTAAAAGAAAATCAAGAAGTGCTTCAAAAGATTCAATATCAAATCAAGCAAATTTCAGATTTAGAACGATTGATTTCAAAAGTTGCCACTGGAAAAATTTCACCTAGAGAAGTTATTTATTTAAAGGAATCGCTCGATGCTATAATCCCAATCAAAAGTTTGGCTTTAGAAAGCAAACAAGAAGCAGTCCGAATTATTGGAGACAATCTTCATGCTTGCGATTTATTAAGAGAAAAAATAAAAAACACTTTAAATCAAGATGCTCCAGTTTCTATTAATAAAGGAAATGCCATTGCTGTTGGAGTGAATCAAGAATTAGATGAACTTAGAAACATAGCTTTTTCAGGAAAAGAATTTTTAGAAGCAATTGAAGCTAGAGAATCTGAAAAAACTGGAATTTCCTCATTAAAAATTTCGTTTAATAATGTTTTTGGATATTATATTGAAGTTCGAAATACGCATAAGGATAAAGTTCCTTCGGAGTGGATTAGAAAGCAAACTTTAGTTAATGCCGAAAGGTATATCACAGAGGAATTAAAAGAATACGAATCAAAAATTCTTGGTGCTGAAGAGAAAATTCATCAAATAGAAAGTCAATTATTTGAGCAATTAGTGAATTGGATTGCCAGTTACATCAAGCAAGTACAATTGAACGCAAGTCTTGTGGCACAATTAGATTGTTTAACTTCCTTTGCTCAATTAGCTATTGATAATAAATATGTTTGCCCAATTTTAGACGATTCTTTTGAATTAGAAATCAAAGAAGGTCGTCATCCAGTTATTGAAAAACAATTGCCAGTTGGCGTTCCATATATATCAAACGATGTTTTTCTAGATAGAGAAACACAACAAATAATCATGATTACGGGACCAAATATGTCTGGTAAGTCGGCAATTCTACGTCAAACAGCATTAATTGTTTTGTTAGCTCAAATGGGAAGTTTTGTTCCGGCAGAATCACTTAGAATGGGAATTGTAGATAAAATATTTACTCGTGTTGGTGCAAGCGATAATATTTCGATGGGTGAATCTACTTTTATGGTAGAAATGAATGAAACGGCTTCAATTTTGAATAATATTTCAGATAGAAGTTTAGTTTTGTTAGATGAAATTGGTCGTGGAACAAGTACTTATGATGGAATTTCAATTGCTTGGGCAATTGCCGAGTTTTTACATGAAAATCCAGCAAGACCAAAAACATTATTTGCTACACATTATCATGAACTTAATGAAATGTCTGAACTATTACCAAGAATTCAAAATTATAATGTTTCTGTAAAAGAATTAAAGGATACGGTTTTGTTTATCCGTAAATTGGTAAAAGGTGGAAGTGCACATAGTTTTGGAATACATGTTGCAAAAATGGCTGGAATGCCTCAAATGGTTATTCAAAAAGCACAGAAATTATTAAAAAAACTCGAAAAAGACCATTCAAGTGATGTTTTAAATGGAATAAAAACAACTAAAGATGAAATGCAACTTAGTATTTTCAATTTAGATGATCCTCTTTTGGAGGAAATTAGAGAAGATATTTTAAGTTTAGATATTAATACTTTGACACCTGTTGAAGCGTTAATGAAGTTAAATGAAATAAAAAGAATGCTTCAAAAAAAATAG
- a CDS encoding zincin-like metallopeptidase domain-containing protein, whose translation MPVTKTFNRLGGKSFSRSEITKLSTQAFDEQNFVVHEKISKLLNDNPDTEIFEFEENAVTKLPESLDRLSGLEFKKEGKDFVYYLDGQKAATVNPKGVITWHKKGIGQTGRRKIRKKAHSLDQDILSGLEFIENDADFDQLGKAVSPNDVYQMITDKMLLMIKEATGSGYVQKWKAKQYGTGYTIPFNWETKKRYRGVNVFLLAGFEPLENPYFLTFKQIESNKGKLKKGSKGFPVVYFTYLYKVEDKKKNIDFGTYDKEKAIKYAIEIGKTEKDVKRIPILKYYNVFNGKDVENIDFDLKNFKIGFIENELPASEEKRLPIADAIVENYPSPAPKLKHGGDRAFYSPGQDLIQMPHLVDFETSQDYYRTLFHELSHSTGNFHRLNRDFSGSFGSKPYAFEELVAEWGATFLSAEAGIIWHTNKNHAEYLKNWNNALVHLKEDNKFIMKACTKAQELCDYVLQFNNEGEPKYLNDIKKQVEAKKPTPTKKPTPTKSKIVGYMLLDSLSGELAASKKTIAELKAVYNSLEQNEIGKDLEIFVYEIVVKNGKNTQGKRVIVDWKKPVEAKKPTPRKKKVTPTKAIKLTPSQRKRYDKELASDNWKKYSKTYNKKPKNVIKKTKSVTKTNTTVKTIALSKITLDPGRFQNRTKLNQAIVKNIVENFNETELDPLIVWIDPKNKKTYLLAGHHRHEGLKTLKKKTAPIKYFEGTESMAMEFAKVKSNSNRSLETPIERAKIYRELKGKKSKSEIEALAKKTEGKNANYILNLAALNPKGITLEAVEKLTENSDKQNASIIERIADWIGEARKKYVALTNAHENEMYNFLINAEDSKRIRTKADFLQKIYAIAGGFDFDASNSLNLKRIKYVSEGETTYNKEYQELKDKLTELHNQYKRLQDRLTNVSDPEYISPFEETTYKNAIKKQFSIKGEIAHFHKKQIELEQNKANYIKGGNNQIGLFGPEKDQLNGGISDVMVGVATGVTASVITNKIIHPKKPETAAKTNKLMAMQFDSLEMDEGWQELMQNPAANMKIAIWGAPKNGKTSAALQMADYLTKFGKVLYNFADQGFNKSTQDLWINSGLSDNAAAEPSDIDNLADLEKEIKTGKYKFVFIDMISDYIRKEKIKPEDFKEKFIKQFPNVSFILIFEVTKGGNFKGDQGWTHLVDAIMTVEDFLIENRGRYGAGEKIVWEEGFKRYNPKRYQEWLEANAENVDFEEIEFTEEIEKI comes from the coding sequence ATGCCAGTTACAAAAACCTTCAACCGTTTAGGCGGTAAGTCTTTTTCTCGTTCAGAAATCACAAAACTAAGCACTCAAGCGTTTGACGAGCAAAATTTCGTTGTACACGAAAAAATATCTAAACTTCTTAATGATAACCCAGACACAGAAATTTTTGAGTTTGAGGAAAACGCCGTTACCAAATTACCAGAATCATTGGACCGTTTAAGCGGCTTAGAGTTTAAAAAAGAAGGCAAAGACTTTGTATATTACTTAGACGGACAAAAAGCCGCCACAGTAAACCCAAAAGGCGTAATAACCTGGCATAAAAAAGGTATTGGACAAACAGGACGTAGAAAAATTAGAAAAAAAGCGCACAGCCTAGATCAAGATATTTTAAGCGGTTTAGAATTTATTGAAAACGATGCAGATTTTGACCAATTAGGCAAAGCCGTTTCTCCTAATGATGTTTACCAAATGATTACCGATAAAATGCTGCTAATGATCAAAGAAGCAACAGGAAGCGGTTACGTTCAAAAATGGAAAGCAAAACAATACGGCACAGGCTATACTATTCCTTTCAATTGGGAAACAAAAAAACGTTACAGAGGCGTAAATGTATTTTTACTAGCAGGTTTTGAACCTTTAGAAAATCCTTATTTTCTAACGTTTAAACAAATTGAATCCAACAAAGGAAAATTAAAAAAAGGATCAAAAGGTTTTCCAGTAGTTTATTTTACATACTTGTATAAAGTTGAAGATAAAAAGAAAAACATTGATTTTGGCACGTATGACAAAGAAAAAGCCATTAAGTATGCAATTGAAATAGGCAAAACCGAAAAGGACGTAAAAAGAATACCAATTTTAAAATATTACAATGTTTTCAACGGAAAAGACGTTGAAAATATAGATTTTGATTTAAAAAACTTCAAAATAGGTTTTATCGAAAATGAATTACCTGCATCCGAAGAAAAACGCTTACCTATTGCCGATGCAATAGTAGAAAATTATCCTAGTCCTGCTCCAAAATTAAAACACGGCGGCGACAGGGCTTTTTATTCTCCTGGTCAAGATTTAATTCAAATGCCGCATTTAGTAGATTTTGAAACCTCACAAGATTATTACAGAACGTTGTTTCACGAACTTTCACACTCAACAGGAAATTTCCACAGGCTAAACCGTGATTTTTCGGGAAGTTTCGGAAGTAAACCTTATGCCTTTGAGGAATTAGTGGCAGAATGGGGAGCAACTTTTTTAAGTGCTGAAGCAGGTATAATTTGGCACACCAATAAAAACCATGCAGAATATTTAAAAAATTGGAACAATGCCCTAGTTCACTTGAAAGAAGATAACAAATTTATTATGAAGGCTTGTACAAAAGCGCAGGAATTGTGCGACTATGTTTTGCAGTTTAATAATGAAGGCGAACCAAAATATTTGAATGATATAAAAAAACAAGTTGAAGCCAAAAAGCCAACACCAACAAAAAAACCAACGCCAACAAAAAGTAAAATTGTTGGTTATATGTTGTTAGACAGTTTGTCTGGCGAATTAGCAGCTTCTAAAAAAACAATTGCTGAATTGAAAGCTGTTTACAATTCATTGGAGCAAAACGAAATTGGAAAAGATTTAGAAATTTTTGTTTATGAAATAGTTGTAAAAAACGGAAAAAACACTCAAGGAAAAAGAGTAATAGTTGATTGGAAAAAACCAGTTGAAGCTAAAAAGCCAACACCACGTAAAAAAAAAGTAACGCCAACAAAAGCAATTAAATTAACGCCTTCTCAAAGAAAAAGATACGACAAGGAATTAGCCTCTGACAATTGGAAAAAATACAGCAAAACGTATAATAAAAAGCCAAAAAACGTAATAAAAAAAACTAAAAGCGTAACTAAAACCAATACTACCGTTAAAACAATTGCTTTATCCAAAATTACACTTGATCCTGGACGTTTTCAAAACAGAACAAAATTAAACCAGGCTATTGTAAAAAACATCGTTGAAAACTTCAACGAAACAGAACTCGATCCGTTAATTGTGTGGATTGATCCTAAGAACAAAAAAACCTATCTTCTAGCAGGACATCATAGACACGAAGGATTGAAAACTTTGAAAAAGAAAACCGCACCAATCAAGTATTTTGAAGGAACGGAATCCATGGCCATGGAATTTGCAAAAGTAAAAAGCAACTCGAATAGAAGTTTAGAAACTCCTATTGAACGAGCAAAAATTTACCGTGAATTAAAAGGCAAAAAATCAAAGTCAGAAATTGAAGCATTAGCCAAAAAAACCGAAGGCAAAAACGCTAATTATATTCTAAACCTGGCAGCGTTGAACCCAAAAGGTATAACACTTGAAGCCGTTGAAAAATTAACCGAAAACAGCGACAAGCAAAACGCCTCAATTATTGAACGTATTGCAGACTGGATAGGCGAAGCACGTAAAAAATATGTTGCATTAACCAACGCACATGAAAACGAAATGTACAATTTCTTGATCAATGCAGAAGATAGTAAGCGCATAAGAACAAAAGCCGATTTTCTACAAAAAATCTACGCCATTGCGGGTGGTTTTGATTTTGATGCAAGTAACAGCTTGAATTTAAAAAGGATAAAATATGTAAGCGAAGGCGAAACAACATATAACAAAGAGTACCAGGAACTAAAAGACAAGTTAACCGAACTTCATAACCAATACAAAAGGTTGCAAGATAGATTAACCAATGTTTCTGATCCAGAATATATTTCTCCTTTTGAGGAAACCACATATAAAAATGCTATCAAAAAACAGTTTTCAATAAAAGGCGAAATTGCGCATTTCCATAAAAAGCAAATAGAACTCGAGCAAAACAAAGCTAATTATATCAAAGGCGGAAACAATCAAATTGGACTATTTGGACCAGAAAAGGACCAACTAAACGGCGGCATTTCTGATGTTATGGTAGGTGTTGCAACTGGTGTAACAGCTTCAGTAATTACCAATAAAATTATTCATCCAAAAAAACCAGAAACAGCAGCTAAAACTAATAAATTAATGGCGATGCAGTTTGACAGTTTAGAAATGGACGAAGGTTGGCAGGAACTAATGCAAAACCCTGCGGCAAACATGAAAATTGCTATTTGGGGTGCGCCTAAAAATGGTAAAACGTCAGCAGCTTTACAAATGGCAGATTATTTAACCAAGTTTGGTAAAGTACTCTACAATTTTGCCGATCAAGGTTTTAATAAGTCAACACAAGATTTATGGATCAATAGCGGTTTGTCAGACAATGCAGCAGCAGAACCAAGCGACATCGATAATTTAGCCGATTTAGAAAAAGAAATAAAAACAGGCAAGTATAAGTTTGTTTTTATTGACATGATCAGCGATTACATACGTAAAGAAAAAATTAAACCCGAAGATTTCAAAGAAAAATTCATCAAGCAGTTTCCAAATGTTTCATTCATCCTAATTTTTGAAGTTACCAAAGGCGGAAACTTTAAAGGCGATCAAGGTTGGACACATTTAGTAGATGCAATTATGACAGTAGAAGATTTCCTTATTGAAAATCGAGGTCGTTATGGAGCAGGAGAAAAAATAGTTTGGGAAGAAGGCTTTAAAAGATACAATCCAAAGCGTTACCAGGAATGGTTAGAAGCCAACGCTGAAAATGTAGATTTTGAAGAAATAGAATTTACTGAAGAAATAGAGAAAATTTAA